Proteins encoded within one genomic window of Setaria italica strain Yugu1 chromosome IV, Setaria_italica_v2.0, whole genome shotgun sequence:
- the LOC101786183 gene encoding uncharacterized protein LOC101786183, whose amino-acid sequence MESEEQPPHEQHALQQGQTDQKPGADEAELLWKLRKYLMLLAILAAAITFQAGLAPPGGFWQDSKNGHIAGDIVLRISYPRRYHVFFYCNTTAFGASLIVLILLLIRELSRNAVWLRALQFSMVLGLLGLIGAYAAGSCREVRTSVYIWILLVGIFAYITLHVIFFRHLAPKWLRDTFMNIRRYWKDFLNKIFKNSQSRTDEQEHSDKMEELERNRGFLLVLATLAATVTYIAGLSPPGGFWPDDKPNHLAGDPVLEDHYPSRFKAFLVCNATSFAGSIVIIIMLLSNTAVDHVVKSNALRLCVLVSLFGLMGAYAAGSCREVLTSIYVFSLVGGVLLYLILQWIEPIVTKPESVEKSIGWMRNKKTELLKKLSSFIMKGSGNPDDDKHNTLSGPNRQLPNKNFSSNFGDPKDDLQKLRTYLLLLGILAATVTYQAGLNPPGGFWTDNDGHVAGDPILETVNPRRYKAFFYCNATAFVASLVIIALLQSQLITVGAIKRHILQTAMTLDLFGLMGAYAAGSSRKFSTSIYVFVLVLLVFTYIVLHVLLSLALKTRLKTIIDHFRRDNAMDNEVEGKDLEKRRKFLMLIAILAASITYQAGISPPGGFWNDNNGHRAGDPVFRDEFPRRYTVFFYFNATAFMSSLVVIMLLVSKRLYSKGLEGYALHACVLIDLISLMGAFAAGSCRKVSTSVYVILVVVAVAVYVMIQVVVLTFAKDKVNNLLEKMYTFGLSERQYPSMNHERSIRSKKRTEHKWRKDLMLIGTLAVTVTYQAGLLPPGGFWPDDQVGQHFAGDPILHDTHPTRFKVFFYCNATAFMASMVMVILLLNNTISKYRRSLLAMKTAMVLDLLGLLGAYAAGSCRKLKTSAYIFALFIAVFIYIVIHVLLSFDKVALLVKNKGGKWMPCLVKMWALIEAEPSDLQPSAGQSEELLAAV is encoded by the coding sequence ATGGAGTCTGAAGAGCAACCTCCTCATGAGCAACATGCGCTGCAGCAAGGCCAAACTGACCAAAAGCCTGGCGCCGATGAGGCTGAGCTCCTGTGGAAGCTGAGGAAGTACTTGATGCTGCTGGCTATCCTAGCTGCAGCCATCACCTTCCAAGCAGGGCTAGCTCCGCCGGGTGGGTTCTGGCAAGACAGCAAGAACGGCCACATCGCGGGTGATATTGTCCTGAGAATTAGCTACCCCAGGCGTTACCATGTTTTCTTCTACTGCAACACAACAGCTTTCGGGGCATCGCTCATTGTTCTGATACTGCTCCTGATCAGGGAGCTGAGCCGCAATGCGGTTTGGCTTCGGGCGCTACAATTTTCAATGGTATTGGGCCTGCTAGGGCTCATTGGGGCCTATGCCGCAGGGAGCTGCAGGGAGGTGAGAACCTCAGTTTACATTTGGATTTTACTTGTTGGCATATTCGCATATATCACACTTCATGTCATATTCTTCCGGCATCTGGCGCCTAAATGGCTGCGTGATACGTTCATGAATATAAGGAGATACTGGAAGGATTTCCTGAACAAGATTTTCAAGAATTCACAGAGCAGAACAGATGAGCAAGAGCATTCTGACAAGATGGAAGAATTGGAGAGGAATCGCGGTTTCTTGCTGGTTCTTGCCACATTAGCTGCAACAGTGACATATATTGCGGGGCTAAGCCCACCGGGTGGCTTCTGGCCTGATGACAAGCCTAACCACCTTGCCGGTGACCCAGTGCTGGAAGATCATTACCCCAGTCGATTCAAGGCGTTTCTGGTCTGCAATGCAACTTCTTTTGCTGGATCCATTGTGATCATCATCATGCTCCTCAGTAATACAGCAGTGGATCATGTCGTCAAGTCAAATGCTCTGCGGCTGTGTGTTCTAGTCAGCCTCTTCGGGCTTATGGGGGCTTATGCTGCTGGGAGTTGCAGGGAGGTCCTTACATCTATCTATGTCTTCTCCCTTGTTGGAGGAGTTTTGCTCTACCTTATCCTTCAGTGGATTGAACCTATTGTGACAAAGCCAGAGTCTGTAGAGAAGTCCATTGGATGGATGAGAAATAAGAAGACTGAACTGCTCAAGAAACTGAGCTCTTTCATTATGAAGGGGAGTGGGAATCCAGATGATGACAAGCATAATACCCTGTCAGGGCCCAATAGACAGCTGCCTAACAAAAACTTTTCAAGCAATTTTGGTGATCCTAAGGATGATTTACAGAAACTGCGGACATATCTCCTATTGCTCGGCATCCTTGCTGCCACTGTCACATATCAAGCTGGGCTGAATCCACCAGGTGGCTTTTGGACAGATAACGATGGGCATGTTGCAGGGGATCCAATCTTGGAGACTGTGAACCCAAGGCGTTACAAGGCATTCTTCTACTGCAATGCCACAGCTTTTGTAGCATCATTGGTGATCATCGCCTTACTTCAGAGTCAACTGATTACCGTTGGTGCCATTAAGCGCCACATCCTGCAAACAGCCATGACACTGGATCTCTTTGGTCTGATGGGGGCCTATGCTGCTGGAAGCAGCAGAAAGTTCTCAACGTCCATATATGTGTTTGTCTTGGTCCTCCTTGTTTTCACTTATATTGTACTTCATGTTCTGCTATCCCTGGCTCTCAAGACGCGACTGAAGACAATAATAGATCATTTCAGAAGAGATAATGCAATGGATAATGAAGTTGAAGGGAAGGATTTGGAGAAGCGGCGCAAGTTTCTGATGTTGATTGCAATTCTAGCTGCTTCCATCACATATCAAGCTGGCATAAGCCCACCAGGCGGCTTCTGGAATGACAATAATGGCCACCGAGCAGGTGATCCAGTGTTCCGTGATGAGTTCCCACGCCGCTACACAGTTTTCTTCTACTTCAATGCAACAGCTTTCATGTCGTCCTTGGTTGTGATTATGTTGCTTGTTAGTAAAAGGCTATATAGCAAGGGTCTTGAGGGCTATGCACTACATGCATGTGTTTTGATTGATCTGATCAGCCTCATGGGTGCTTTTGCTGCTGGAAGCTGCAGGAAAGTTTCGACATCCGTGTACGTCATCCTTGTCGTTGTTGCAGTGGCTGTTTATGTCATGATTCAAGTTGTGGTTCTGACGTTTGCTAAAGACAAGGTGAACAATTTATTGGAAAAGATGTACACATTTGGGCTTTCTGAGCGCCAATATCCATCCATGAATCATGAGAGAAGCATCCGAAGTAAAAAGAGAACTGAGCACAAATGGCGCAAAGATTTGATGCTGATCGGGACTCTTGCAGTCACTGTCACATACCAAGCCGGGCTGCTCCCACCAGGTGGATTTTGGCCTGATGACCAGGTAGGCCAACATTTTGCTGGCGACCCAATCCTCCATGATACCCATCCAACACGGTTTAAAGTATTCTTCTATTGTAACGCCACGGCATTCATGGCATCGATGGTCATGGTCATCCTACTGCTGAACAACACAATAAGCAAGTACAGGAGATCTCTTCTAGCTATGAAGACAGCAATGGTATTGGACCTGCTTGGTCTTCTTGGAGCATATGCTGCAGGCAGCTGCAGAAAGTTAAAGACATCTGCATACATTTTTGCACTCTTCATTGCCGTGTTCATCTACATTGTAATCCATGTGTTGCTGTCATTCGATAAGGTGGCTTTACTGGTTAAAAATAAGGGAGGAAAGTGGATGCCATGTCTGGTAAAAATGTGGGCACTCATTGAAGCCGAACCTTCAGACCTTCAACCATCTGCTGGGCAATCAGAAGAGTTGCTTGCAGCTGTGTAG